The genomic window GAACAGACCTCAAAGGATTAAAACTTCTCATCAAAGCCAAAGGAAAATGTACAACAGACCATATTTCGATGGCAGGTCCTTGGTTAAAATTCCGTGGTCACTTGGATAATATTTCCAATAACCTTCTCATTGGTGCGACAAACTTCTTCAATGGCAAAACCAACGAAGTGAAAAACCAAGTTTCAGGAAACTACGAACCAGTCCCTCAAACCCAAAGAGCTTACAAAGCACAAGGGATTGGGTCGATTGTAGTTGGGGATGAAAACTATGGGGAAGGTTCTTCTCGCGAGCACGCAGCGATGGAACCAAGGCATCTAGGTGTAAGAGCAGTACTTGTAAAATCGTTTGCACGGATCCACGAAACAAACTTAAAAAAACAAGGGATGCTTGCGCTTACGTTTGCCAACAAAGATGATTACGATAAAATCCAAGAAGACGATTCGATCGACATCATCGGTCTCACATCTTTCCAAGAAGGAAAACCACTCAGTTTGGTTCTCAATCATAAAGATGGAAAAAAAGATGAGATCCAAGTGAACCATACTTACAATGCGCAACAAATCGAATGGTTCAAAGCTGGTGCTGCTTTGAATTTGATGAAAGCGTAAAAAAACTCGATGAAACACTTGCCAGAGTCATTTCTGGCAAGTCCTTCCTTTTCATGCCAACTCCTAAATCCAAACAAAACATAAATTCAAATTCCGAATCCATCGTATGGACAGGGGAGTCTTCCAACCAAACAAAAGCACAAAAAGAATTTAACGATGCTCTTCGTAAACACAAAGAAACTTTAGAACGTTCCAAAGAAATAGAACCTTTATTCCAATTGGTGAACGAAACGTACTTAAACGTGGTTTTGCCAGAACTGAACAAACAGAAACAATTGGAACGGGAACGATTTGAACTGATGTGTTCGATCTTATTGGAAGAAAAATTATCCTTTGGCAAAATGCAAAGAGAGTTTTTACGTCGGTATTTACTCGAGATGTGTAACGATAATTTAACAGAAGACCCAGAATTTTATACTCCTTTTCGAGACCAGTTAGAAACCAAATTTGAGAAACTAGAACGAATTCGTTATAAAAACCAAATGGAATCACGGATCAAACAAACCTTTGGATTGGATATTGATTTGGATGATTTTAATCGCACTCAATTTGATTCCGATGAAGAAAGGGATTCTCACGAAGAAAAGTACAGAGACTTCCGAGAAAAGTATGAAGAATACAGAGCAGAGTATTTTCGAAAATCAAAGTCTGGATTCAAAGATAAAAAAAAATCCAAAGCACAAATGGATAAAGAAAAAAAACAATTAGAAGCAGAACGGTTGTTAAGTACTGACATCAATACCTTGTTCAAAAATTTAGCGAAACTCATCCATCCCGACAAAGAACAAGATCCTATTTTGCGTGAAAAAAAAGCCAAACTGATGACCAAACTCTCTGGTGCCAGGGATAATATGAATATTGCTGAAATTTTAGAAATCAAACTCCAAGTAGACGAACTCATTCCAAACCAACAAACAGACGTGTCATTTCATGATACATCCATCAAACGATTTGTTGGAATCATCAAATCTAAAATCCGAGAATTAGAGGATTCCATACGACAAAGGTTTTTTTCCCATCCTCTCATGGCAGATTTCCCATCGAGTAAAATCACAAAAGAATCATTGGATGTATACTTAAAACGCGTGAAACAAGACAACCAAATGGTAACAAAAGCTTACCAAAAAGAAGTGGATTTGTTATCCAAAGAACCCAAGTACATTAAAGAGATGATTAAAGAACTGCAAAGTTTAGGAGTTCAATTCTAATGAAAGGTTTTTTAAAACAGAAACAAACAGGACTTGGTAAAAATGGAAAAGAATTTGGAAGTGAATACTGGTCCGAAATTTATGGGAATGGTCTTGATGTAGACGGCTCTTATAATGCGAAACAACATGCAGACTATCTAAAATCTCTTTTCCAACTTATGGAAATTCCTGTTTATAAAATGGCCGACTTTGGATTTGGGAAGGGGATTTTACTTCGTGAGATGGTAAAAACCTTTTCGCCTGTGAAAGTGTATGCAGTGGATGCATCAAAAGAAGCTTTTGAAGAACTCAAAAAAAAAGATTGGGTCAAACGATCAGATAAGTTTCATATTTACCATGAATCATTGGAAACATTAGTGTTACCAAAATTGGAAAAGGAACCCGTGGAACTTGGGATTTGTAATTCCGTGATCCAATACTTACCTGATAACCAAATTCCATCCGTTTTAGAAAAGATGGCTAAGTATTGTAATTATTTATATTTCACAGTTCCAACAAACGAAGACTATGCGGTGATGAAAGAAGAAATGTCCTTTGTGGATCCATATGCTTTTTCCAGAACAAAACAAAAATATAGAAAGTGGATCGCTAGAGACTTCGAAATTGTAGGATACAATCTCTTACAAAGCAAATGGCTTGGTGAAAAAGGTTTTAAAGAAGATTTTTTTCGGATCTAATTCGATTCTGATATTGGAAAAGAGTGTTCGAGACTAACCAAGTATGACAGAAATTCTTCTTTTGGAACAATACTTATCCTTAGACTATGCGATTTTTACAATCCTTGGGTATCCCTTATCGTTATTAGAATTGTTAGGTACCACTTCTGGCCTTGTTTGTGTGTACTTAGCATCGAGAAATCATATCTTAACTTGGCCCATCGGAATTTTTAATTCAATTTGTTTTTTCTTTTTATTTTTCCAAATCCAATTGTATTCGGATATGTTGTTACAAGTTTATTTTTTTGGATCCAGTATTTATGGTTGGATCATTTGGAGGAAACGAACAGGTCAATTTACGAAGATTGTTTCTTTAGGGAGAAACAAAAACCTTTTTGTGATTTTCCTTTTGATCGTAGGAACCTTTGGTCTTGGGTTTTTTACAAAACATTTACCCGTTTGGTTCCCGAGTTTGTTTTTAAAACCACCTGATTATTTGTATTGGGATGCGTTTACAACAGTCACTAGTATCATTGCCAATTTACTCTTAGCCCAAAGGAAACTGGAATCTTGGTTTTTATGGGTGTTAGTGGATATTGTTTGTATTGTATTGTATTCTCTAAAGAATATTCCTTTTGTGACAGTAGAATATGTAATTTTCCTTCTCATTGCTTTTTATGGTTCGTGGCATTGGTACACGGAGTATCGGGAGAATCAAAAATCGACTTCTATATCGATATGATTCGGAAACGATCAAACAGATACTGGATTCAAATGTTTGATCGTTTTGTGGATTTGAATTCTTTTGGTTTAGACTTTGATTTTGCGATTTTCTGGTCGTAAGTACCAAGAAATCACACTTAAACTTAACAGTAACAAAGATGGTAAAACTTCTGTTATGGGATGCCCACAACTGATGTGAGAAATTGCCGCTCCAGACATCGCAAAGAAAAACCCTGCATAGGCCCATTCTTTCAATAGTAAAAATTTTGGAACCAGTACGGCAATGACACCTAGTAATTTCCAAACTCCTAAAAGAGTGAGAAAGTAGGTTGGGTATCCCAATTGGTTTATCTTTTCCACTTCTTCCGGAAGTTTCATGAGTTGGACGATGGCTGTGGAAACCATACCCAGTGATAACCAAAGGGTAAAGAACCAATATAGAATTTTGTTTGTTTTCTCTGACATAAATGATCTCCTAAAAAAAATTCAATCCGCAACTTGGATGGTTTCAGCATTCCTAAACATAACCTGAATCATCAATGATTCTATTAGGATTCCCTTAATCGTTTAATCCTTTTCCATTTAAGATATTGGGAATATGTTTTGTGATTCTTTCTTCTCTTGTTTCTTTTCGTTTGGCAGCATTAAAGAAGAGTAGGTACCCTCTTTGCCTACCGGGAGTTAACTCTTGGAATGCGGTCTGTAATTTTGGGTTTTGTTCCAATACTCGCAAAAACTCTTCTGGGACTTCAAACTCAGAAGTTTTTTTCAAGATTGGTTTTTTCCCAGCTTTTTCCAATTCGATTGCATCTCTCATAAATGCCTGAATCGTGGTTTTAGATTTGGTAATCTCTTCTGCTGACTGGAAACGCATCTGTCTCGCAGCTTGTACGTTTTTTGTTTGTTGGATGAGAATTTTTTTGGAGTCCTTTAATAATGCACCTTTAAAAAATAAAATCGCAACATACTCTTTGAATCCATGTAATAAGAATATATTTTGACCATTCCATGTGTAACAAGGTTGCCCCCATTTAATTTCCTCAACTAGTTTGCTTTTGAGTGCAATGGAACGTAGGATTTGGAATTCTTTTTTCCAAGATTTTACCCCATCAAAAAAAGAGTTTGGGTTTTTGGTGTTACTTTTTTTTTGTTTTGGTTCCATATCGTTTAACCTATGTTATGATTTATTTCATTCACTGTTTTGTGATTGTTTGCAATCGGTTGTGGGCCATATTGATCCCTTGGGCAAATGGCATCTTCAGTAGTTTGTCTCTTTGATCCACCGATTGAAATATAATTTGCATTCTGAGTTTGGATTTGTTTTCGGAAATCTTTTGGAAGGTAAAAAATTCAAGTTGGATAGGGAAACCAGTGTTTTCCATTTCGAAGGTTCTCACAAAACTTTTGTCCTCCACGAGGTTCAGTAACACTCCATTTGCTCGAAAGAGTAAATGCCCTTCAGGGGATTTTGTTTCAAATACATAACTCCCGTGGTTTCGTTTTTCAAATTGGATTACCTTGTTTCCCATCCATTGTTCGATGAGCTCTGGTTCTGTATGCGCCTTAAACACAAGAGAGGATGGTAAATCAAACTCACGTTCGATCATTATCTCTTGTTTGCCGTCTTCTGCGATCACCTTTGTTTTGAGTTCCATTCCAAATTCCTTATTCGCAAACGATTTGTATTATGCCTTCGGTTTATATTGTTTCATCACAGATTCCAGTTTATTAAACCTGTCGTCCCAGAGTTTACGGAATGGTTCGATGAAATGGGCAATTTCCTTCATTTTATGTGGGTTTAGGTGGTAGTACATTTCACGGCCAATGGGTTCCCTCTGTAACAAATCACATTCGGTTAAGATGAGTAGGTGTTTGGATATGGTGGGTCGTTTGGAATCAAATTGGGAAGCAATCGCTCCCGCTGTCATCGACTGGGTGGCCACAAGGAGGAGGATGGCCCGCCTTGTGGGATCTGCAATTGCCTGAAAAACATCTCTTCGTAAATCCATTGTGTAGCCATTTGACTAATAAATGATATGTAGTCATTTGGCAACACAATTTTTACCTGTTCCCAATGCTAAATTTGGAAAATACGTTCTATCCCTGCGCCAGGGACACGGTGGGCTTGGTCCTAGGAGGCGAAACGCCAACTAGGACGGGAGCGAACGCGGACCCCAGAGTGGCCCGGTCGATTTTTGTGCAAAGTTGATTGTGAGAAAATTGAATTCGAGGCGCCCACAAAAAAGAAAAAGCATGTGGACTTTTTTGTTAGCTATTCTTTTTGATTTTGTCGGCAACAAACGCTTTGTAGGCGGGGCTACCAAAACTCACATCCATCCGAATGATTTCGGGTGCTATGTAGGGATGGTGTTTCATGATATACGCTTCGATCGCATCATACTTATCAGCTTTTGCTTTGAGTAAAATTTTGTTTTCCGTATCAACTGTGATTTTGCCTTCCCAAAGGTAAACCAGTTCGACTTCAGGGAATATGGTCCCTGATACAATGATCCCTTCTTCTAACATTTCAGAGATTTGTTCTTCCGCCATGTCGCGGTCGCCTATTGTGGTAAATACTAAAATTTCTTCCGATGCCATGTTGTCCTACTGTTGGTACTAGGATCGGATATGGAAAGGCAAATCCTTATTCTTTTGGTGAGTCCTTTTGCAAATAACTTTGGATTCCTTCTTTGGCTTTGTCTAAAACGCCCGATTCACGAAGGGAACGAACCACTCGTTGCCAGAATTTAACTTTGCCTTCCAATTCAATCCAACCAAGTGTTAAGTCCATTCGTTTGATCTTGAGTAACATGCGTAATTCGGACAAAGTCATGTCTTTTGGGTCTTTGTCGAGATAACGGTTGTGGTCTTGGAAGGGGTTAAATACCATACAGATTATTTACGGAAAACAAAAGATAAAAAGAGGATTGCAAAAACTAAAAATCCAATTCCAGTTCCGAAACTCGCAAGGATGGGATCTCCGCTAGCTAAAAACTTTTGGATACTTAGGAAAATACCGTACGAAGTGTACACAAGTCCAAGGAAGATGAGTGTGAGAGCAGTGAATACCC from Leptospira paudalimensis includes these protein-coding regions:
- a CDS encoding SRPBCC family protein, with product MELKTKVIAEDGKQEIMIEREFDLPSSLVFKAHTEPELIEQWMGNKVIQFEKRNHGSYVFETKSPEGHLLFRANGVLLNLVEDKSFVRTFEMENTGFPIQLEFFTFQKISENKSKLRMQIIFQSVDQRDKLLKMPFAQGINMAHNRLQTITKQ
- a CDS encoding LBF_4227 family protein, with the translated sequence MDEKHSKQRKKGGLKATFEEFIAKLVSYVEVMVIYIQKNVQFYVQKFVKKTVWVFTALTLIFLGLVYTSYGIFLSIQKFLASGDPILASFGTGIGFLVFAILFLSFVFRK
- a CDS encoding DoxX family protein, which encodes MSEKTNKILYWFFTLWLSLGMVSTAIVQLMKLPEEVEKINQLGYPTYFLTLLGVWKLLGVIAVLVPKFLLLKEWAYAGFFFAMSGAAISHISCGHPITEVLPSLLLLSLSVISWYLRPENRKIKV
- the pnuC gene encoding nicotinamide riboside transporter PnuC, yielding MTEILLLEQYLSLDYAIFTILGYPLSLLELLGTTSGLVCVYLASRNHILTWPIGIFNSICFFFLFFQIQLYSDMLLQVYFFGSSIYGWIIWRKRTGQFTKIVSLGRNKNLFVIFLLIVGTFGLGFFTKHLPVWFPSLFLKPPDYLYWDAFTTVTSIIANLLLAQRKLESWFLWVLVDIVCIVLYSLKNIPFVTVEYVIFLLIAFYGSWHWYTEYRENQKSTSISI
- a CDS encoding class I SAM-dependent methyltransferase, which codes for MKGFLKQKQTGLGKNGKEFGSEYWSEIYGNGLDVDGSYNAKQHADYLKSLFQLMEIPVYKMADFGFGKGILLREMVKTFSPVKVYAVDASKEAFEELKKKDWVKRSDKFHIYHESLETLVLPKLEKEPVELGICNSVIQYLPDNQIPSVLEKMAKYCNYLYFTVPTNEDYAVMKEEMSFVDPYAFSRTKQKYRKWIARDFEIVGYNLLQSKWLGEKGFKEDFFRI
- a CDS encoding ArsR/SmtB family transcription factor — its product is MDLRRDVFQAIADPTRRAILLLVATQSMTAGAIASQFDSKRPTISKHLLILTECDLLQREPIGREMYYHLNPHKMKEIAHFIEPFRKLWDDRFNKLESVMKQYKPKA
- a CDS encoding YdeI/OmpD-associated family protein, with protein sequence MEPKQKKSNTKNPNSFFDGVKSWKKEFQILRSIALKSKLVEEIKWGQPCYTWNGQNIFLLHGFKEYVAILFFKGALLKDSKKILIQQTKNVQAARQMRFQSAEEITKSKTTIQAFMRDAIELEKAGKKPILKKTSEFEVPEEFLRVLEQNPKLQTAFQELTPGRQRGYLLFFNAAKRKETREERITKHIPNILNGKGLND
- the cutA gene encoding divalent-cation tolerance protein CutA; the protein is MASEEILVFTTIGDRDMAEEQISEMLEEGIIVSGTIFPEVELVYLWEGKITVDTENKILLKAKADKYDAIEAYIMKHHPYIAPEIIRMDVSFGSPAYKAFVADKIKKNS